The window TGCATCGACGAGTTAGCGACGATGGCCCGACCCATCTTGCTACCCATAAAGTCCTCGACGTCCTGGGTGATGGTCGTGAGGCCGAGCTGGTATTTGCGGGCGCGCTTGGCGAGAGAAAACAGGAAGTTGGCCGAGTCGTCGTAGCGCATCAGCTGCCACGCCTCATCGACGATCAGCATGCGCCGCTTTTGGTCGGTGCGTGTAATATTCCAAATGTGATTGAGGACAATATACATGGCGATCGGCCGCAATTCGTCCTCGAGGTCGCGGATATTAAAGACCACCATGGTGTTATTGATATCGATGTTTGATTGCTGACTAAAGATACCAGCGAAAGTACCCGAGGTAAACTTGCGGAGCCGTTGGGCGAGGCTTGGCCCGGTGCCGCCCATATGAAGCAGTGTATCGTAGAGGTCGGCGATAGTTGGCGGTGTCGAATGGTGGGTCAACGGGTCAGCGGTGATGCCGACGCGGGCGTAGGTGTCAATCAGTGCCTGGTCAATATCAGCCTCTTCAGCGGCTGTCAGTCCAGCGATAATCTGCCCGCCCGCTGTCGTCTGCGAGCCGCCCAGCATCTGCCGCAACAGGCCATGCAGCGTCACCAAGTTCGCCCTCAGCGCATCGTCTGCCTCATCGGTATCAATTACTCGCGGTAGATCAAACGGATTGATGCGGGTGTCGCTGTTGAGGCTGAGTCGAATGTAGCTACCACCAACGGCGTCGGACAGTTTCTGGTATTCGTTTTCTGGGTCGATAATCACGATGTCTGAACCAAGCATCATGCTGCGCAGCGCCTCCAGCTTGACGGTGAATGACTTACCAGCACCAGATTTCGCGAACACCACCATATTAGCATTCTCGAGGGAGAAGCGGTCAAAAATCACCAAGCCGTTATTATGCATATTGATACCATAGAGCACGCCCTTGCCGTCGGTCAGGTCAGCTGAGGTAAACGGAAAGCTGGTGGAAATAGCGCCAGTATTCATGTTGCGGCGAACCTGAAGCTGGTCGGTCAGCTGTGGAATAGTGCTGTTGAGACCCTGCTCTTGTTGGGCCGAGGCAACTTTAGAGAACACCAGCTGCTGGCCAAAAATTGTCTCGATCTTGTGTTGGATAAAGTTGAGCTCATCAATGCTGTCGGCATAAATCGTAATGTAAAGGCCAAAGCGGAAGAACTTTTCCGAGCCAATCTGTAGCTGATTACGTAGTTCCTCGGCGTCCTGTAATGCCGCTTCCATCGCTGGGTCGCGCACCTTGCCCTTCTCAGAGTTGATACTGAGGCTAGCCTCGAGCTGCGTCACTTTCTTGCGTAGGTTGTTGAGCACCACCTGGGTGTCAACTGGATAAATGAACATGCTAATATCCAGCACCTCGTCGATATTGATCACCGAGCTGAGCCAACCAGTGTATAACTCGCGCGGATACCCGTAGACGTACATGGTACGGCCGTATTTTGAACCGAGGCGGAAGTGGTCGGATTTGAGCTCGAGGCTGCTCGGGGCGATAAAGTCGCGCAAGGTTCTCACGCCAGTGAGAAAGGCTTGCTCAACCTCGGCCTGCTCGCGGGCCCGCTGTTGGGCGGCGATATCAATGGCGTCTAGCTTCTTTTTCCTAGCCATGTCGTACTCCTCCATATCCATGTGGCGATTCGCCTCGTCCCTTGCGAACATAGGTCGTTGCTAGTTCATCGGCGCCGACACTCAACGGTTGTTGCGGTGCCACGTCAGGGTTGTATGAACTGTAGAATAATTCGCCCAGCTGTTTGGTATTAAGCTGCGAACTCTTTACGCCCATCTGAAACAGCCCACTCATTACTGAATCAACTCGGTTCTTAATTTCATCCTTGGCCTTCTCGTAGGCGGTCTGCTCGATCTTGGTGACGACATTGTCTTTCTTGCCACCAAAAAAGCTATCGAACAGACCCTTGGCCTGCTGTTTGATAACTTGCATATCGCCGCTCTGATAATACGGCACAACGATATAAAAATCCTTGTCCATAATATTAGCCTCTTGGGCGAGGACATCGATAAAGTTAATATAGTCATCCATCAGCACGTTTAGGAGCATATTGTCTTGGTTGCGGCGAATGTCAATCAGGCGGTCAATATACGGCCCGATGTCAACGCGCCGTGAGCGAATGAGCACTTGAACCGGAAAATACAACGAGTTAAGGAAGTTTTGGTAGCTAAATTCAATTCCCTCACGCTCGCGGCCACTCATCAAGTCAAAGTTAATCGACTGACACTGGATGACTGCCCGAAAGCTGCCGTCATTCATGATAATCATGTTCTCGCGCATCTCAGAAAATAGCAGCGTGTTCTGGGTGCTGGTCGGGCCTTTTTGTTGAGGTTTTGCCTGACTGGCCGGCTGCTTGGCGGGCTGTTGCGGGGTTTGCTGTGGTTGGTTGGGCTCGGGTGCGGACGGTGGGCTGGGGGCTGGTTGTGCCGCGGGTTGTGCGCTTGGCATCGGCTGTGGCTGGGCTGGCGCCTGCGGTAATTGCTGTGGCAGCGGGCTGAACTGATCAGGGTACTGAGCATACGGTGAGGTTGGTTCCGTAGAGACTGGGTCAGGCCCAGAGGCAATGACCCCCGGCATGGTTGGCGGATTTGATGGTGCACCAAACGGTGGTGCAGCGGCTGCATCTGGTGGATAGTGATATGGTTGCTGTTGCTGATCTGGTTGCATAGACATCCCACCTAGTGAAGCGAAATCACGACTTCCTTATCATGTTCTTTTTGGATGCGACCGGCCTCTCGTTGCAGTGAGGCGACCGACAGATCGCTGTGATTACGCGCTAGATCCATTATAGCAGGCGAGACGGGTGCTGTGCTAGGGGGCGCCTGGTCGGTGTGGGCCGTCGCGGTCGTCTGCTCGCTGATGGGCGTGATGATAGACTGCTGCATAGTTGGATAGGGGTTGAAGGTCGAGGTTTGTAGCGAGTAGGCTTGGTCGTCTTGGACAGGTGTGGTTGTCTGGGTGGCTTGAGATCGTTGCATCTGCTGGACAATTTCGTCATGGCGCCTTTCGTCGGCTCGCTCAATGAGTGTTTCAAAGGCGCGGGCTGTCTTGCTACTTGGGTCGAGCGGGTCTTGGGCGGTCTGAGCCTCATTGTACCAATCCGCCTGCATCGAGCTGTTCATCACCGAGCTGTTTGGATTATCGACGCCGCGCACCGACCAACCGTGTGTGTCCACCAGCGTCGCCAGATACGACAGCCGGCGATTGACCTCGGCCTGGTCATACCCCTTGCCGTATTGCTTTTCCTCAACCCGCGGGGCGATCACCTCGACCATTCGCTCAATACCATCGGCTCGCCACAATCGCTGCTTGGGCTTAAGAATGAACGAAATAACCGCCGCGAGGTACACCTCCATCGGCTGATCCTTGCGCAGCGGCAAGGCTAACGCCCCGAAAAATAGCGCAACCGGCACCGGGATAATCGCCAGCGGCGGCAGCACCGAGAATAGCCCCCACGCCAGCGCAATCATGCCGATCGCGACGATCAAGAAAATAAACTGCTTGAAACTAAACGGCCCGAGCAGCTTGTCTTCAGCTTCCACATCCTGGGGAACTTTGTAGACAGCCATTGGGTACTATTATAGCAGATTTTGAATGCCTTTGAGGGCGTCTCCCTGCTCACGACTATATCGGCCCCTGTATAGCTTATCAGTTAAAACAGTTGTAATGCTCTTGTTAAGGAATTTCTTCGCCTCTGGTGTCAGTTGTGCGGCAATATTATGCTTCTGCATCATATCAAGCGTATCCTCAAGGAACACCGCGT is drawn from Candidatus Saccharibacteria bacterium oral taxon 488 and contains these coding sequences:
- a CDS encoding DUF87 domain-containing protein; this encodes MARKKKLDAIDIAAQQRAREQAEVEQAFLTGVRTLRDFIAPSSLELKSDHFRLGSKYGRTMYVYGYPRELYTGWLSSVINIDEVLDISMFIYPVDTQVVLNNLRKKVTQLEASLSINSEKGKVRDPAMEAALQDAEELRNQLQIGSEKFFRFGLYITIYADSIDELNFIQHKIETIFGQQLVFSKVASAQQEQGLNSTIPQLTDQLQVRRNMNTGAISTSFPFTSADLTDGKGVLYGINMHNNGLVIFDRFSLENANMVVFAKSGAGKSFTVKLEALRSMMLGSDIVIIDPENEYQKLSDAVGGSYIRLSLNSDTRINPFDLPRVIDTDEADDALRANLVTLHGLLRQMLGGSQTTAGGQIIAGLTAAEEADIDQALIDTYARVGITADPLTHHSTPPTIADLYDTLLHMGGTGPSLAQRLRKFTSGTFAGIFSQQSNIDINNTMVVFNIRDLEDELRPIAMYIVLNHIWNITRTDQKRRMLIVDEAWQLMRYDDSANFLFSLAKRARKYQLGLTTITQDVEDFMGSKMGRAIVANSSMQLLLKQSTSAVDVLSSVFKLTEEEQKRLANFPVGQGLFFAGQNHVHIQIQASDTEYELINTSPISRHQLPSETPLGGYGAV
- a CDS encoding PrgI family protein; the encoded protein is MAVYKVPQDVEAEDKLLGPFSFKQFIFLIVAIGMIALAWGLFSVLPPLAIIPVPVALFFGALALPLRKDQPMEVYLAAVISFILKPKQRLWRADGIERMVEVIAPRVEEKQYGKGYDQAEVNRRLSYLATLVDTHGWSVRGVDNPNSSVMNSSMQADWYNEAQTAQDPLDPSSKTARAFETLIERADERRHDEIVQQMQRSQATQTTTPVQDDQAYSLQTSTFNPYPTMQQSIITPISEQTTATAHTDQAPPSTAPVSPAIMDLARNHSDLSVASLQREAGRIQKEHDKEVVISLH